In Mammaliicoccus sp. Marseille-Q6498, the genomic stretch CTGGATGAAAATCAAATGTAATTCCGTTTGCATGAAGATGTTGAAACACTTCAATTCCTATTTGATGCAATATATTCAATGGATGTGTGTCATGCATGCTTGTCATCCTTTCTGTTAAGTTGTATAATTTTGGTATATAATATTTTTAAATTCATTACTCCTTCTGTCTGCAAACAGTTGGAGTTTTTTATTTTGATAAATCATGTTCCCACTCCTTTTATTTGGTACAATTAATTTAATTTGTTATGAAAGTGTGGTGAGAAAATATGGTTAAAAATAAGGATATTAATAAATTTTTCAAAAACATTGAAAAAGATATGAAATCTCATGTGAATAAAGAAGTATTAAATACCACTCACGAAATTGAATGTCCAGAATGCAAAAAGAAACGAAAAATAAAATTTAAAAATGGTAAAGGGAAATGTAAATATTGTGGTTCAACTATTAACTTAGACTTAAACTTCAAGAAGTAAGATAATCATTTACAATTTCTTTTAATTTATGTTCATCTAAATCCATTTTTATAAAATATTTTGGTTTTCTAACACTTCTAATCTCCTCCGCCAAGATGATGATTAGGAGTGTTATTTTGATTAGTATTAATTTTTTCATTTTGATTCCTCCATTTCTTTCAAATTTTCATCCCACATTGCGAACGCTATCCCTGTCACTAACCACATCAGTAATGAATGTTCAACTGGTGTAGTACTGAATGATGCTACGATGAAAAACTCAATTACGACTAATAATGTAAGCATCGGATATTTTAATATGTTCCAAGTTGCTGTCATTTGACTTCCTCCAATTCAAATATTTCTTTGAAATTATCTTCTAAGAACTTCTTCATTTCAGAACCTACGAAACGATACTGATCATTATTGTTTATTGGATAATGCGCAAAATTTTGAATTTCTTTTCTGAACTTCGGTACTTTTAAAACTCTTGCCTTCAGCCAATTTCTATTACGTCCAGTTTCATTTTCTAAATCTTCCATGCTCCACCATGTTTTTGTGTACATTGATTATCACTCCTATACATTTAATTTGTAACTCACGCCTATACATGTGAAAAATGTTGCGATTAGTAATCCTATTAGTAATGTCATGTTTGCCCCTCCTTTATTACGGTTTAACCGTTATTCTTAGGCAAAAAAATAATCTCATTATAAGTGACATTAAATTCTTCCTCAATTCTTTCAATCTGTGGAACGTTCGGGAATGTTTTTGCCTTTTCCCAATTGTGCCAAACGTCAGCTGAAACACCTACTCTTTCGCCTGCTTGTGCTTGCGTTAAATCATACTTAGCTCTTAACATTTTTAAAGTGTAGGGTTCACGTCTTAGTTGCATATCTTGCATGTTTTCACCCGCTTTCTTTTTCTAACTGTCCTTACTATACTACGGTAAAAACGTAATGTCAACGGTTAAAACATAATTTATTTTTAATACTTGTAAATATTACGGATAAAACGTATAATGAATTTATAACCACTATATAGGAAAGGATTGATAAATATGTTGGGTAACAAAGAAGTAATGGCTAAAAACATTTCTAAGTATATGAAAGAGAAAAACGTTGATAGAACTAGATTATCTAATGATTTAAAATTAAAATACACTACTGTATCTGATTGGATAAATGCTAAAACATACCCACGCATAGATAAAATTGAACTGCTGGCTAATTACTTTGGCGTTTCTAAAGCTGATTTAGTTGAAGAAGAAACTTACAAACCTACTACGATCGCAGCACATCTCGATGGTGAAGTAAGCGACCTAGATGAAGACGAAATGCAAAAGGTATTAGAATATGTGAAGTTCTTGAAATCACAAAACAAATAGTTATCCGCACCGTTTCGGCGGTGCTTTAATATAAATATATAACAAGGGAAAATGGGGGAAAAGAAATGAAAGCAAAATTTATTAATTACTTTAAGGCACACGGGTTTGGCGCTTTGTTAGATGACGTCTATTTTAAATGTACTTCAGTCGTGAGTATAAACGGGAATTATTATAGTAATTGTGGGATATTTTTAATGGAAGATAACATCATAATCGTTAATAAGAATTCGAAGGCTCAACATTTTTATTTTGGTTTTGATAATATACAAACAGCAGATAAATTTTTGAATAAATCTGTGAGTATAAAAGATACAATAGAGGACACGGATATTTTAATAGAATTCGCTTTGAAAGATGAGAGACAAATATTTTTAGATCATCTTGAAAAATTAGTTGAAATCGAAAAACTGAAACTAGAACAACATAAAGTGAAGATGAATATCGAAGAATTAGAAGAACGAGTTCTTATTGAAGAACAAAAAGAGCAAGAACAACTCAACATTGAAAGAGAAAATCAAATACCATATAAAGAATTGAAACAACTAAAAGAATTATTAGATTTAGGAATATTAACAGAAGAAGAATATGCTAATAAGAAAGATAAAATTTTGCAAAATTATTTATAACTAACATACCTCACACTTCGTGAGGTTTTCTTATAAGGAGTGATAAATTATGACAGTAACAAAAAGAAAAGAACGTGGCACATGGCAATACGCTTTTGGACATGGAGGTAAGACTTATAGAAAAAGTGGATTTACAACTAAACGTGAAGCAGTAGAAGCAGAAACAAAAGCTAAGAATGATTTATTAGACGGGTTTCAGTTTGATAATAATATTACATTGTTCGATTATTTCAAAGAATGGTCTGAAACATATAAAAACCCTGTTGTAAGTGAAAAAACTTATGTGTCCTATACTACTATCATGAATCATTTGAAAAAGGCATCTATCGGCAAGATACCATTAAAAGATATTACCAAGGTTAAATATCAAAAATTTATAAATGAGTTTGCTAAAACTCACACAGATGAGTCTGTAAGAAAATTAAACGGTAAAATAAGAAGTTCTATAGATGATGCTATATATGAAGGAATACTTAAAAAGAACTTCACATACAAAATAAAGTATGTTGGTAAAAATGAAGCACAGCAAGAAGATGATAAATATATCACATTAAAACAATATTCAGATTTAAAGAAAGAATTGAAAACAAAATATACCGATTCATCACTAGTTCTATTTGTTATGGTCGTTACGGGTTGTAGAATATCTGGTGCTATCAATTTGAAATATGACTATATAGATAGGTTTAAAAGAACGATTTATATCAATGAGCAAAAAACAACCACTTCACCTAGAACAGTAGAAATATCTAAAGAAGATATGGACCATATTTTAAAAGTATTGGAGCAAAGACCTGCTACAATGGACGGTTTTGTATTTAGTAATGGTATAAGTACTAACGCAGTAAACAAGGCTTTAAAAGGTTATTGTGAACGATTAGGCATTAAACAAATTACAACCCATGCCATCAGACATACTCATTGTTCTTATTTATTATCTAAAGATGTATCTATACATTATATTTCTAAGAGATTAGGTCACAAAAATATTAAAGTGACATTAGAGGTTTATTCACACTTACTAGAAGAAAGTTTTGAAGAAGAGAATAAGAAAGCAGTTGAAGCTTTGAAAGTTTTATAGCTTGGTGTAGTTTTGGTGTAGTTCTGGTGTAGTTACCGAATATAACAGAGGATACCCATATACAAAGAAATCCCGTCATATCAACGTTTTTAATCACGAGATACAACGGGATATTGGTAATTTACGTCCTGGGAGGGATTCGAACCCCCGACCGACGGCTTAGAAGGC encodes the following:
- a CDS encoding DUF771 domain-containing protein, coding for MYTKTWWSMEDLENETGRNRNWLKARVLKVPKFRKEIQNFAHYPINNNDQYRFVGSEMKKFLEDNFKEIFELEEVK
- a CDS encoding helix-turn-helix transcriptional regulator, whose protein sequence is MQDMQLRREPYTLKMLRAKYDLTQAQAGERVGVSADVWHNWEKAKTFPNVPQIERIEEEFNVTYNEIIFLPKNNG
- a CDS encoding SHOCT domain-containing protein, whose protein sequence is MKAKFINYFKAHGFGALLDDVYFKCTSVVSINGNYYSNCGIFLMEDNIIIVNKNSKAQHFYFGFDNIQTADKFLNKSVSIKDTIEDTDILIEFALKDERQIFLDHLEKLVEIEKLKLEQHKVKMNIEELEERVLIEEQKEQEQLNIERENQIPYKELKQLKELLDLGILTEEEYANKKDKILQNYL
- a CDS encoding site-specific integrase, which translates into the protein MTVTKRKERGTWQYAFGHGGKTYRKSGFTTKREAVEAETKAKNDLLDGFQFDNNITLFDYFKEWSETYKNPVVSEKTYVSYTTIMNHLKKASIGKIPLKDITKVKYQKFINEFAKTHTDESVRKLNGKIRSSIDDAIYEGILKKNFTYKIKYVGKNEAQQEDDKYITLKQYSDLKKELKTKYTDSSLVLFVMVVTGCRISGAINLKYDYIDRFKRTIYINEQKTTTSPRTVEISKEDMDHILKVLEQRPATMDGFVFSNGISTNAVNKALKGYCERLGIKQITTHAIRHTHCSYLLSKDVSIHYISKRLGHKNIKVTLEVYSHLLEESFEEENKKAVEALKVL